From a region of the Tistrella mobilis genome:
- a CDS encoding peroxiredoxin yields the protein MTDQPIIRQGPPLLHDPAPEFRARTTMGDRAIADYRGRWLLLFSHPADFTPVCTSEFIAFARAADSFAALDCDLLALSVDSLFSHVAWIRSIHDQFGVKIPFPIVEDPSMAIARAYGMIAPNAPDASMVRAAFVIDPMGIIRAISWYPMTTGRNVAELLRLVAALRAADAHDVATPEGWMPGDDVILPVDISPDTLFDRQAPGTDWYFRTGPLPDSPTGDRG from the coding sequence ATGACCGACCAGCCCATCATCCGCCAGGGACCGCCCCTGCTTCACGATCCGGCCCCCGAATTCCGGGCGCGGACGACGATGGGCGACCGGGCGATCGCCGATTATCGGGGGCGCTGGCTGCTGCTGTTCTCCCACCCCGCCGACTTCACCCCCGTCTGCACCAGCGAGTTCATTGCCTTCGCCCGGGCAGCCGACAGTTTTGCGGCACTGGACTGCGATCTGCTGGCGCTGTCGGTCGACAGCCTGTTCTCGCATGTCGCCTGGATCCGCAGCATCCACGACCAGTTCGGGGTGAAGATCCCCTTCCCGATCGTCGAAGACCCGTCGATGGCCATCGCCCGCGCCTATGGGATGATCGCCCCCAACGCACCCGATGCCTCGATGGTGCGTGCGGCCTTTGTGATCGATCCGATGGGCATCATCCGCGCCATCAGCTGGTATCCGATGACCACCGGCCGCAATGTCGCAGAGCTGCTGCGCCTGGTCGCCGCCCTCCGGGCCGCCGACGCCCATGATGTCGCCACCCCCGAGGGCTGGATGCCCGGCGACGACGTGATCCTGCCTGTCGACATCTCGCCCGACACCCTTTTCGACCGCCAGGCCCCCGGAACCGACTGGTATTTCCGCACCGGCCCCCTGCCCGACAGCCCGACCGGAGACCGTGGATGA
- a CDS encoding ArsR/SmtB family transcription factor, translating into MSLDPEAVTEGAARLRVLAHPARLRVAFFLMEGECAVGGIEEALGIRQPSLSQYLGELREAGLITGRREGRTIFYRITPGHAEQLLGLLRQGFGGAGAPPAQAQAQAPMAAPSPAKPTGLTRRLTPAATFAVVEER; encoded by the coding sequence ATGAGCCTGGATCCCGAAGCCGTCACCGAAGGCGCCGCCCGGCTGCGGGTGCTGGCCCATCCGGCCCGGCTGCGTGTCGCCTTCTTTCTGATGGAGGGCGAATGTGCGGTCGGCGGAATAGAGGAAGCCCTGGGCATCCGCCAGCCCAGCCTGTCGCAGTATCTGGGGGAGCTGCGCGAGGCCGGGCTGATCACCGGCCGGCGAGAGGGGCGGACGATCTTCTATCGTATCACGCCCGGCCATGCCGAGCAGCTTCTGGGCCTGCTGCGGCAGGGCTTCGGCGGCGCCGGGGCGCCCCCGGCCCAGGCCCAGGCCCAGGCGCCCATGGCGGCACCTTCCCCCGCGAAACCCACCGGTCTTACACGGCGCCTGACGCCTGCCGCGACCTTTGCCGTGGTGGAAGAGCGGTAG
- a CDS encoding sulfite exporter TauE/SafE family protein, giving the protein MMVLQSVLAVASGGLVGFTLGLIGGGGSIMATPLLLYVVGLPPHAAIGTGALAVSFNAFANFAGHARAGNVRWRDAGLFAAIGVGGAAIGSWIGKDVDGQRLLFLFALLMMAVGVLMLRRGGGGGGAGGAHEPRRLPLVILAAACVGLLSGFFGIGGGFLIVPGLIFSTGMPMLYAVGSSLLAVGALGLTTAASYAASGLVDWPIAAEYIVGGLAGGYLGMQLACRLATRKAVLNRIFAGLVFVVALYMLYRNAAAFGLAV; this is encoded by the coding sequence ATGATGGTGCTGCAATCGGTCCTCGCCGTCGCCTCCGGCGGTCTCGTCGGCTTCACGCTGGGCCTGATCGGCGGCGGCGGCTCGATCATGGCGACGCCGCTGCTGCTCTATGTCGTGGGCCTGCCGCCCCATGCGGCGATCGGCACCGGCGCGCTCGCGGTCTCGTTCAACGCCTTCGCCAATTTTGCAGGTCACGCCCGGGCCGGCAATGTCCGCTGGCGCGATGCCGGGCTGTTTGCCGCCATCGGTGTCGGCGGTGCCGCCATCGGGTCGTGGATCGGCAAGGATGTCGACGGCCAGCGTCTGCTGTTCCTTTTCGCCCTGCTGATGATGGCGGTGGGCGTGCTGATGCTCCGTCGCGGCGGCGGCGGCGGTGGCGCAGGTGGCGCCCACGAACCCCGGCGCCTGCCGCTGGTCATCCTGGCCGCCGCCTGTGTCGGGCTGTTGTCGGGCTTCTTCGGGATCGGCGGCGGTTTTCTGATCGTGCCCGGCCTGATCTTCTCGACCGGCATGCCGATGCTCTATGCAGTGGGCTCGTCCCTGCTGGCGGTGGGTGCGCTCGGCCTTACCACCGCCGCCAGTTACGCAGCCTCGGGCCTGGTCGACTGGCCGATTGCGGCCGAATACATCGTCGGCGGCCTGGCCGGCGGCTATCTCGGCATGCAGCTCGCCTGCCGCCTGGCCACCCGTAAAGCCGTGCTGAACCGCATCTTCGCGGGCCTCGTCTTCGTGGTCGCCCTCTACATGCTCTATCGCAACGCTGCCGCGTTCGGCCTCGCCGTCTGA